A stretch of DNA from Candidatus Bathyarchaeota archaeon:
TTGTAGTTTACCCAACATTTTCCTACTAGTATTACTGCTTTGTGTTCTGAAACAGCATTTTTTATAAATTCTGTTGCTTGTTCAATTGTCGGGTTTTCTAAGATAGTCACAGAGCTGGATTTTGACATATTGACCGCCGACAATCTAAAGAAGAGCAAGTATAGATAAAACTTCTGAGAACCATGCAAGATTGGAAACAAAAACGCAGCAACAAACAACATTACGACCTGCAAGCGGGAATTTATGACAAGCAATACATCAGCGAACAGGACAATAAAATTGAAAGCCTGCTAAAAAGTTTGGATTTAAAGTTCAACGAACTTGTTTTAGATCTAGGCTGCGGAACAGGGTTCTTATTTGAACACATATCGGAAAAAGCAGGCTTTATTGTTGGGGCTGATGTCTCCAAAAAAGCGTTATTGTATGCAAAAAAGCGAATTCAAAACAAGTCTAACGTGGATTTAGTTTGTGCAGATGCCGATAACACCCCTTTTGTGGACGACCTATTTGACAAGATTTTTTCGGTTACAGTTTTGCAGAATATGCCTGAACCGACAAAAACGATTTTGGAAATGAAACGCACAGGCAAACCTGAAGCGTTATTTGCAGTAACTGGATTGAAAAAAAAGTTCACACAACAAAATTTTGTTGATTTGTTGAAGCGTTCACAGTTGAAACTTGTTATGTTCAATAATGATGAAGCACTAAAGGGATATGTTGCAGTTTGTTCGAATCTTTGAAAAAACTGTAGGCTTTATTTGACAGATTTTGTGCATGTTCAGTAGATGAAACCTAATGAGTGTTGAGGCATATCGGGAAATAATTCGTCAGTTGCTTGAGTTTTCCAGTCCTTCAAAGAAAGATTTAGATTGCATCAAAATGAAGGTTGCAAAAAAATATAGTTTAAACAAAGTTCCATCTAACGCGGAAATAATTCAACACCTTGAACCTGAAGAAACAGCAAAACTGATTCCTGTTCTGCGTCGAAAAGTCGTCCGCACAATTTCTGGGGTAACAGTAGTAGCAGTGATGACCAAACCCCTGCCTTGTCCCCAAGACTTGCCCTGTGCGTACTGTCCAGGGGGACCCACGTCTGGGTCTCCACAAAGTTATACGGGTCATGAGCCGGCTGCTTTGAGGGGTTCACAAAACGAGTATAATCCGTACAATCAAGTCACGAATCGTATTGAGCAGCTTGAAATGATAGGTCACAAGGTTGACAAAGTAGAGCTCATTGTAATGGGAGGAACTTTTCCTAGTACACCTAGGGAATATCAAGAAGATTTTGTTAAACAGTGCCTAGACGCCATCACAAGAACCAAATCAAACTCTTTAGATGAAGCAAAAAAGTTAGCAGAGAACAGTAAGGTTCGGAACGTTGGAATAACTGTTGAAACTCGACCTGATTGGGCAAAACAAGAACAAGTTAACCAAATGCTAACTATGGGTGTAACCCGTGTTGAACTGGGTGTTCAAAACATTTACGATGACATCTACAAGCAAGTTAACAGGGGACACCAAGTAATAGATGTTATCAAAGCCACTCAAATAATGAAAGACGCCGGATTAAAGCTGGTTTACCATCTTATGCCTGGTTTGCCTGGTTCAAATTTTGAGCGGGACCTTGACGGATTCAGGGAAGTTTTTGTTAATCCTGTTTTCAAGCCTGACATGATTAAGTTGTACCCGTGTTTAGTGGTAAAAGGAACCAAAGTTTACGATTGGTGGAAAAAAGGGGAATACCAACCATACAGCACAGAAGAAGCTGCCCAATTAATAGCTGAAGTGAAAAAGTTTGTTCCTCCGTGGGTTCGGATAATGCGTGTTCAACGGGATATTCCTGCAAATTTGATTGAAGCAGGAGTAAAATTGAGTAATCTACGGCAGATCGCATTAGAGATACTTGAAAATCAAGGAAACAAGTGCCCTTGTATCCGGTGTAGAGAAGTAGGTCACCGCTGGCTAAAGGATAACGTGAAACCAGACCTGGAAAACATTGAAATTCAGACAATAAAAGAGTCTGCTTCGGAGGGAACGGAGTTGTTTATTTCGGCTGAAGATCCAGTTAACGACGTTTTGTTGGGCTACGTACGTCTACGGATTCCTTCTGAAAAAGCGTTTCGACCCGAAATTGCTTCTAAAAAAGTTGCGATAGTTCGTGAGCTTAGGGTTTACGGTCCTTTGGTTCCAGTTGGGAAGCATTTTATTGGGGCTTGGCAGCACAAGGGTTATGGTAACGTGTTATTATCTGAAGCAGAAAAAGTAGCTGTTGAAGATTTTGACCGCAAAAAAGTTGTGGTGATTAGTGCCCTTGGGACAAAACCGTATTACATGCAGTTAGGATACAGTTATGATGGTCCGTATGTTTCTAAACAGGTCAACTGAATCTTTTAATAAACGGGATTTATAATTGAAAGATGTTTTCAGCTTGTTTAGTTGAGAGCATAAGAAACTGGAGAAAACTGGTTTGACTGAGGAGTTTACAGGTTACAGGGGACAGACTTTACAACTTTTGAAGAGCATTAACGCCGAAATTGGGGCTGTTATTCGCGTAACTAAAGGGGAAGACAGCTGGGAAGGGATTCTTATTCCCCGCTCAGAAATTGGCGATGAACATCATATTGTAATTAAAATGAAAAGCGGCTACAATGTTGGGGTCCGCGTTGACCTATCAGCAAAAATAGAAAAAGTTGGCGAAGGTACAAAACCAACATTTACTCCTCCGCCCCTTCCAAAACAAAACAGCAAATTACCCCGAGTAGCGATAGTAAGCACAGGGGGCACCATAGCCAGTCGCGTAGATTACCGAACTGGTGGAGTACGTGCTGCAATGTCAGCTAGCGAACTTTACAGTGTGGTTCCTGAACTTTCCGAACTAGCAGTAGTAGAAACAGAAATTTTGTTTAGTATTTTTAGTGAAAATATAACTTCCGAACATTGGATTGGAACTGCAAAAGCAGTTGCAAAGCATATTGAAAATGGAGTAGATGGCGTTGTTGTCGCTCACGGAACAGATACTTTAGGCTACAGTGCAGCAGCATTGAGTTTTGCTTTACAGGATTTACCTGTTCCAGTAGTTATGGTTGCTTCGCAAAGGTCAGCGGATCGTCCTAGTTCTGATGCAGCAACTAACTTGATTGGCGCAGTGAAAGCAGCAGTTTTTGCACCTTTTGCAGAAGTTGTTATTGCCATGCACGAGACTGTTTCTGATACTTCAATCGTATTTCATCGAGGAACTAAAGCAAGAAAATGCCATACAAGTCGCAGGGACACCTTCAAGTCTGTAAATGCTTTGCCTATTGCACGATTGACTGATAGCAAACTGAATATGTTAACGAAAAATTACAGAAAGCGAGATGTTTCCCGTAAATTGAAGCTGAACACAAACTTTGACGATAAAGTGGCTATTGTTAAAGCATATCCCGATGTCAATCCTGAAATTATTGACTGGTACGTCAGCAACGGTTATCGTGGAATCGTTTTTGAAGGTACAGGTCTGGGTCATGTTGGAAATTACTTGTTTTCGGCTATCAAAAATGCCGTTGAAAAAAGCGTTGTTGTTTGTATGACGTCGCAGTGTTTGTGGGGTAGACTCAACTTGAATGTTTACGACCAAGGACGAGACCTTCTGGCTTTGGGTGTTGTTTCTTTGGATGACATGCTTCCTGAAACCGCTTATGTTAAACTCAGATGGGTTTTAGGTCAAACAAGGGATGTTGACGAAGTAAAGAAACTTCTTAAAATAAATTTAGCCGATGAGTATTCATCTAGAACACTTTACGACGAGGCAGAAATCTGAGGAGACAAAGTCATGAGCAACAAATATGCAAAAATTGGTTTTAAAGCGGGACTTGAAATTCATCAGCAATTGGACACTAAAGAGAAGCTTTTCTGTTCTTGTCAACCAGAACTTTTCAAAGAAGATCCTCAGTTCACGTTTCTACGCAAACTACGTCCCGCCCAGAGTGAATTAGGCAAAGTTGATGATGCAGCACTTTTTGAATTCCAGAAAGAAAAACAGATTCTGTACGAAGCAAACAACCACACTGCATGTCTAGTAGAAATGGATGAAGAACCTCCTCACGACCTCAACAGTGAAGCTGTAGAAATTACTCTGCTAACTTCCCTTATGATGAACATGAGACCCGTGGACGAGGTTCATGTTATGCGCAAAACAGTAATTGATGGCTCTAATACTACCGGTTTTCAACGAACTTGTGTTGTTGCCTTGAATGGCGCAATTGACGTCAAAGGAAAAAGCGTTGAAATTTCTCAGGTGAGCCTTGAAGAAGATGCTGCACGAAAAATGGGAACAGAAGGTCAATTGATTCGTTACCGTATTGACCGTCTTGGAATTCCATTAATTGAAATTACAACTGCACCAGTAATCTATACTCCACTAGAGGCTCAAGAAACAGCAGCAGCCATCGGAAGAATACTAAGATCAACCCGCAGAGTAAAACGTGGGCTAGGAACAATCCGCCAAGACGTAAATGTTTCCATCCGGGATGGTGCTTTAATTGAGATTAAAGGTGTTCAGGAGCTTGACTTGGTTTCTCAGGTAATCGAAAATGAAGTTCAACGCCAGCTTAGCTTGTTAGAGTTAAGGGATGAACTAAACAACCGTGGCGTAACAGAATCAGACTTAGATGATGCTTTTGTTGATGTAACCCACGTTTTCAAGAATACCAACTGCAAAGTTATATCAAGGGCAATAAAAAACAAAAACCCTGTTTTAGCAGTTAAATTGCCCTGTTTTGGTGGGTTACTCAAAAAAGAATTAGCACCTGGAATGCGATTAGGCTCTGAATTAGCTGGTATGGCTCGTTTTTGGGGAAAAGTTGGGGGCATTTTTCACACTGATGAAATGCCCGCCTATGGTGTAACCCAAGAAGAAATTGATGAACTTGGACACGTTCTAAACAAACAACATCAAGATGCTCTAGTTTTTGTTGCTGATACTCAACAAAACTCAGTTGATGCATTAAAAGCAGTTGTTGAACGTGCTAAAGTAGCATTACAATTTGTTCCTGAAGAAACCCGGTCAGCAAATCCGGATGGAACAACAAAATATATGCGACCAAGACCTGGCGCAGCAAGAATGTATCCAGAAACTGATGTTTCACCAATCCAGATTACTAACGAATACGTTGAGGACCTGAAGGGGCGGCTTCCTGAATTGCCTGAAGATTTGATGAAACGGTTAATGACTGACTACAAGATTAACCGAAAGCTTGCAAAGCAGGTTTTGGATTCGGATTACCTTGAGCTGTTTGAGTGTTTATCAAAGGAAACTAAAGTTTCTACAACAGTTATCGCGGTTGCGTTAACTGAAACCTTGAAGGCTCTTCAACGGGATGGAGTGAACATTGATGCTGTTTCTGAAACACAATTCAAAGAATTGTGTAAACTCATTGGTCAAGGTAAAACAGCAAAAGAAAGCATCCCTGAAGTTTTAACGTGGCTTGCCAAAAATGAAGGAGCTGATGTGAATGAAGCTCTTGAAAATTTGGGGTTATCTATGATGTCACAAAAAGAGTTGGAGGCATTGGTTGACGATGTCATTGAAAAAAATTCTGAATTTATTGAACATAAAGGAGCAGGTGCCGCCGGGGCATTAATGGGCATTGTCATGAAGAAGGCACGAGGACGAGTAAAACCCAAAGAAGTGAATGAAATACTTAAAGACAAACTTAATCAATAAAATGATTCTCACCCTTGTGGTTTATGTAATCTGCAAACCTTATTCTTATTATTGAACAAAACTAAACTGAGGAACAGCAATGGCAGATGCACTAATAGGTACAGCAGTTCCCATTTTGTTATTGATGGGCATTGGTTTTCTTTCAAGAAAGTTTGGTGTGCTAAAGACTGGAGACGAACGGGTCCTCAGTTCATATGTTTACTATTTTGCGTTGCCAGCCTTGTTTATTGTTGACATGGCTGAAACAACCTTTGTTACAGAAACTTTAATGTTTATTTTTGCTGGAATTATTCCCATATTTTTGGTTATGGCAATCTTTATTCTGTTTTATATCATAATCAGATTTTCAAAAAAAACGTTTTATCTTGTCACATTAAGCACAATATTTGGTAACACCGCATTTTTCGGTATCCCTTTCGTAACCTTTGCTTTTCCTTCAGCTCAAATAGAACAAACAGCCACCTTAGCAGCTGCAACAATTGGAATCGCATCAATAGCATTGTCTATTGCGTTACTAGAATTTTATCGCCTTGAAAAAGCCTCAAAATTTGGGGGATTAAAACATATTAGCATTCGCCTTGTGAAGAATCCTTTGATTATTTCCATTTTTGTTGGCATATTAATTTCTGTAGTTGGATTGGAAATTCCTTCTCCTTTGACTACTTTTTTGCACATGGTAGGTGGCACTACATCTGCGGTTGCAGTTTTTATGTTAGGGGCATTTTTGTATGGAAAAAAATATGCCAATCTAAAGTTAGGTTTTGGTTTAAGCCTTTTACGGATAATTTTCTTGCCCTTGGTGGCTTTGGCTACTTTGACATTGTTCCAGTTGCCAATAATTGAAGAATCTGTGTTGATTCTTATGCATGCTATGCCTGTTGCAGTTGCGTTGTCTGTTTTAAGTGAACGTTATGATTTTTATCGGGAAACAGTTGCTTCGTTGACTTTGATTTCTTCAGTTGGCGCTATAGTTTACCTGAACATATGGCTAGCTGTGCTCGGGGTTTGAAAGTAAAGAACGTTTAATTTATGTTGAATGGGAAACATTTTATTCACTTTACACGTAAGATTATGTTAACAAATTATCCATTGAAAATTATGATAGGATTTTGTTGTTGAATGCAAATTTTGAGAACTGGAGGTGAAATGTTTGAGTGAATTATCAGGTAAAATCGCTGTTGTAACTGGAGCCAGTCAGGGTATCGGTAAACAGGTTGCTTTGGTTCTAGCGCAAAATGGCGCGAAAGTTGTTGCAGTTGATATTGCAGAAAATGTTTCTGATGTTGTTAAAGAGATTGAACAGATGGGTTCACAAGGAATGGTTGTTAAGTTAGATGTCACTGATTTTGATGCCATAAAGCAAGCAATAAATCAAATCAGCAAAAAGTTTGGACGGGTAGATATTTTGGTAAACAATGCGGGAATTTTTCCTCAGCAAATGTTTACAGATATAACTAAAGACGACTGGAGCAAAGTGCTAAACGTTAACCTGAACGGTGTTTTTCATTGTACAAAGGCGATTGCTCCATTGATGATAAAACAAAAATACGGAAAAATAGTAAACATCGCCTCTATAGCTGGCACGACCGTTGGTTTTCCAGCTTTAACCCATTACTCTGCTAGCAAAGCCGCAATTGTAGGATTCACAAAAGCCCTTGCCCTAGAATTAGCAAAGTTTGGAATTAACGTCAACGCTATCGCTCCAGGTCCAATAGAAACCCCAGGAACAAAAACCGGAAACAAAGAACTCGAAGAACAAACCAAACGAGCAATCCCCCTAGGCAGATGGGGACAACCCCAAGACATCGCCAACCTAGTTGCCTTTCTATCAAGCGACAAATCAAGCTTCATAACTGGACAATGTATCGTCGCAGACGGCGGATATACAGTACAATAACCAACTTTTTTCCATTTTTATTGTTTTAGTGTTCATTGTGAACTTAAAATTTAGAAGTGGGTTATGAAGAAAATTCAGAAAAAATCTTTTTTTAATATTTAACTACTATTAGACTTCTATTATGTTGTGTAAATATGTGAAATTGTATTTTTTTGTTTGTAAAAGAAAGTAAAAGATTGATAAAGTTAAGTGTGTTTTTAGTTGTAGGATGCTGTGAATATGGGAAAAATTCGGGTTAGGGTTAAGGCGCCTTTTGGTGAAGTTGTGATTGAGGATGAAAGTGCAGAGGAAATTTTAAAAACATTGAAAAATATGCCCCCGAAATTTATGAATGAAGTAAGTAGTTTCATTTCTACTAATTTGACGCCCTCGCTGCAGACTTTGCTTGACGGAGTAATCGAAATCACAACAGAAGGTCCGATTATTACAACTCGTGAAAAACTCACCCATTACGAGGCGATTGGTTTGGTCTTGTTTGCGTCAGACAATAACTTGAGCACCGCCAGTCAAGTCAAACAGCTTTTGGCTTCGAGTGGAATAAAATCTGTAGTTCCTGCGCGCCTTAACGAGATGACGAAACGGGGAATCGTCTTCAAGCCTGATCCAGCAAAACCCGATTTCAAGCTAACTACCCAAGGTGAACAGTGGATCGAAAAAACCATTTTGCCTAAAATTAAAGAAAAAACCCAAAAAAGCAAAGCTAAGCTTTGAACCACTTGAAAATAAGGTAACGCACATCTTCTGCTTCTAGATCTGGAATTGCTACGATGAACCGTTTTCTTACAGTTGTAGCTAATCGTCCAGCTTTTACTACGTCGGTTGCTGTAATTTCGTCGTTGGCTTTTCTCACAGTAATCATGTATGGCGCATGGTCTATTCCGGGACCGTGTTGATAAACTGCAAAATCACAACCAAATTTCATTCCAGGCGTGACAATAAGTTTTTGACCCCGTAAATCTCGGTAAACAGCATATTTTGCTTCAAAGTCTTCATACAATTTTCGGGCTTTTTTTCTTAGTTTAGAAAAACTTACTGGAGCGTGTTCAGGTCCGCCATGGACAACACTGATTTTTTTTGTTTCAAGAAGATAAACCCCTTCCATTAGATCAAGAATCAAGGGAACATCAAATTCAGGAATTTTGGGTTTAGCAATACCCACCGGTTTGCCGTAGTAACCCATTTTGTAAAGATTGGAACCTTCTTCTGGGTTCCAGACTATTAGAAAATTGTCTAACAGTTCAGTTTCAATCTTTTCTGGCATATAAACGTCACATTTTAAATTGTGAGCGCCAGTATGCTCGCAGCATCAGACGCAGCTTTGGCTTTATCTGCAGCTTCCTCCAAATGCTGAACAACAGTCCATAATAAGAGCATTAACGGAAAATCC
This window harbors:
- a CDS encoding class I SAM-dependent methyltransferase is translated as MQDWKQKRSNKQHYDLQAGIYDKQYISEQDNKIESLLKSLDLKFNELVLDLGCGTGFLFEHISEKAGFIVGADVSKKALLYAKKRIQNKSNVDLVCADADNTPFVDDLFDKIFSVTVLQNMPEPTKTILEMKRTGKPEALFAVTGLKKKFTQQNFVDLLKRSQLKLVMFNNDEALKGYVAVCSNL
- a CDS encoding tRNA uridine(34) 5-carboxymethylaminomethyl modification radical SAM/GNAT enzyme Elp3, whose protein sequence is MSVEAYREIIRQLLEFSSPSKKDLDCIKMKVAKKYSLNKVPSNAEIIQHLEPEETAKLIPVLRRKVVRTISGVTVVAVMTKPLPCPQDLPCAYCPGGPTSGSPQSYTGHEPAALRGSQNEYNPYNQVTNRIEQLEMIGHKVDKVELIVMGGTFPSTPREYQEDFVKQCLDAITRTKSNSLDEAKKLAENSKVRNVGITVETRPDWAKQEQVNQMLTMGVTRVELGVQNIYDDIYKQVNRGHQVIDVIKATQIMKDAGLKLVYHLMPGLPGSNFERDLDGFREVFVNPVFKPDMIKLYPCLVVKGTKVYDWWKKGEYQPYSTEEAAQLIAEVKKFVPPWVRIMRVQRDIPANLIEAGVKLSNLRQIALEILENQGNKCPCIRCREVGHRWLKDNVKPDLENIEIQTIKESASEGTELFISAEDPVNDVLLGYVRLRIPSEKAFRPEIASKKVAIVRELRVYGPLVPVGKHFIGAWQHKGYGNVLLSEAEKVAVEDFDRKKVVVISALGTKPYYMQLGYSYDGPYVSKQVN
- the gatD gene encoding Glu-tRNA(Gln) amidotransferase subunit GatD yields the protein MKSINAEIGAVIRVTKGEDSWEGILIPRSEIGDEHHIVIKMKSGYNVGVRVDLSAKIEKVGEGTKPTFTPPPLPKQNSKLPRVAIVSTGGTIASRVDYRTGGVRAAMSASELYSVVPELSELAVVETEILFSIFSENITSEHWIGTAKAVAKHIENGVDGVVVAHGTDTLGYSAAALSFALQDLPVPVVMVASQRSADRPSSDAATNLIGAVKAAVFAPFAEVVIAMHETVSDTSIVFHRGTKARKCHTSRRDTFKSVNALPIARLTDSKLNMLTKNYRKRDVSRKLKLNTNFDDKVAIVKAYPDVNPEIIDWYVSNGYRGIVFEGTGLGHVGNYLFSAIKNAVEKSVVVCMTSQCLWGRLNLNVYDQGRDLLALGVVSLDDMLPETAYVKLRWVLGQTRDVDEVKKLLKINLADEYSSRTLYDEAEI
- the gatE gene encoding Glu-tRNA(Gln) amidotransferase subunit GatE; the protein is MSNKYAKIGFKAGLEIHQQLDTKEKLFCSCQPELFKEDPQFTFLRKLRPAQSELGKVDDAALFEFQKEKQILYEANNHTACLVEMDEEPPHDLNSEAVEITLLTSLMMNMRPVDEVHVMRKTVIDGSNTTGFQRTCVVALNGAIDVKGKSVEISQVSLEEDAARKMGTEGQLIRYRIDRLGIPLIEITTAPVIYTPLEAQETAAAIGRILRSTRRVKRGLGTIRQDVNVSIRDGALIEIKGVQELDLVSQVIENEVQRQLSLLELRDELNNRGVTESDLDDAFVDVTHVFKNTNCKVISRAIKNKNPVLAVKLPCFGGLLKKELAPGMRLGSELAGMARFWGKVGGIFHTDEMPAYGVTQEEIDELGHVLNKQHQDALVFVADTQQNSVDALKAVVERAKVALQFVPEETRSANPDGTTKYMRPRPGAARMYPETDVSPIQITNEYVEDLKGRLPELPEDLMKRLMTDYKINRKLAKQVLDSDYLELFECLSKETKVSTTVIAVALTETLKALQRDGVNIDAVSETQFKELCKLIGQGKTAKESIPEVLTWLAKNEGADVNEALENLGLSMMSQKELEALVDDVIEKNSEFIEHKGAGAAGALMGIVMKKARGRVKPKEVNEILKDKLNQ
- a CDS encoding AEC family transporter, with translation MADALIGTAVPILLLMGIGFLSRKFGVLKTGDERVLSSYVYYFALPALFIVDMAETTFVTETLMFIFAGIIPIFLVMAIFILFYIIIRFSKKTFYLVTLSTIFGNTAFFGIPFVTFAFPSAQIEQTATLAAATIGIASIALSIALLEFYRLEKASKFGGLKHISIRLVKNPLIISIFVGILISVVGLEIPSPLTTFLHMVGGTTSAVAVFMLGAFLYGKKYANLKLGFGLSLLRIIFLPLVALATLTLFQLPIIEESVLILMHAMPVAVALSVLSERYDFYRETVASLTLISSVGAIVYLNIWLAVLGV
- a CDS encoding SDR family oxidoreductase — protein: MSELSGKIAVVTGASQGIGKQVALVLAQNGAKVVAVDIAENVSDVVKEIEQMGSQGMVVKLDVTDFDAIKQAINQISKKFGRVDILVNNAGIFPQQMFTDITKDDWSKVLNVNLNGVFHCTKAIAPLMIKQKYGKIVNIASIAGTTVGFPALTHYSASKAAIVGFTKALALELAKFGINVNAIAPGPIETPGTKTGNKELEEQTKRAIPLGRWGQPQDIANLVAFLSSDKSSFITGQCIVADGGYTVQ
- the endA gene encoding tRNA-intron lyase, producing METELLDNFLIVWNPEEGSNLYKMGYYGKPVGIAKPKIPEFDVPLILDLMEGVYLLETKKISVVHGGPEHAPVSFSKLRKKARKLYEDFEAKYAVYRDLRGQKLIVTPGMKFGCDFAVYQHGPGIDHAPYMITVRKANDEITATDVVKAGRLATTVRKRFIVAIPDLEAEDVRYLIFKWFKA